A region of the Sulfurimonas crateris genome:
CTTAGAAAAAATCACAATGCACAAGAAGCACTTGGAACAATTACTATCTACTCTACTGAAGAGAGGGGACTTAGTAAAGATGAGCGAGATATGATAGATGAGCTAGCAGGTGATGTCGGCTTTGCCATAAACTCTTTTTATCAAAAAGAGGCGATCAATAAACTCTCATTTTATGACTCGCTTACAAATCTTCCTAATCATACTCTTTTTGAAAAGCATATTATGCAGGCTCTTGAAAGCAGCTACAAAAATATGAAGTATGGCGCTCTTATATATATGGATATAGACAACTTTAAAAGCGTAAATGATCTGATGGGTCAGGATGATGGAAATACCGTTTTAATAGAGACTGCCAACAGGCTGGCGATGCAGCTTAAAGATGTCTCTATGATCTCAAGATTTGGAAGCGACAAATTTCTGGTCTTGGTAGAAAATCTATCAAGCAAGCAAGAGAGTGCGGCCGTTGTTGCAAAGGAGCTTGCAAAACAGATTTTAGAGATCACAAAAGAGCCTTTCACTCTTAGGGATAAAACCTTTTATCTTACGTGCAGTATAGGTATTGCACTTTTCTTTGACAACGTAGAGACTGCCGCTCTACTTCTAAACCAAGCGGAATACGCTATGCGAACTGCAAAAAAAGATGGAAAAAACGTCATAAGGTTTTATAACCACTCCCTTCAAGAGACAACAAAATCAAGATCTCTGCTAATTCAAAATATTAAAGAGGCTCTAAAAGAGAATCAGTTCTTTGTTCTTTATCAAAAACAGTTTGACATAGAGGCAAAGCCGGTAGGCGCCGAAGCGCTTATCAGATGGCAGCACCCGACTATCGGGGTAGTATCTCCTGCTGAGTTTATTCCACTTGCAGAAGAGTCTGGCGTTATTAAAGAGATAGGACATTTTGTTCTTAACAGTGCGGCAGATGAACTTCTATCTTGGGCAGAGGACGATGTAAAAAAAGAGTGGAGAATATCTGTAAACGTCAGTCCGCTTCAGTTTAGTGATGCAGGCTTTGTAGATGAGATAAAAGAGTTGATAAACACTAAGATGATAGATCCAAACAAACTTAGACTTGAACTTACAGAAGGCGTGCTAATAGACAACCAAAAGGGTGCGATGAAAAAAATTGAGGAGCTAAATGCTTTTGGCGTCTCATTATCTATTGATGATTTTGGAACAGGATACTCTAGTTTGGGATATCTTAAACATCTAGAGATAGATGAGCTTAAAATTGACCAATCATTTGTTTTTGGTCTTTTAAATAACAACTCTGATAAAACCATAGTAAAAACGATAATTTTAATGGGTAAAGAGTTTAACTTTGAAGTAATAGCCGAAGGTGTGGAGACAAAAGAGCAGTTTGAGCTCTTAAAAGAGATGGGGTGTGACCTCTTCCAAGGCTACTACTTAGCAAAACCCTGCAGAGCAGAGGATCTTTAAATAGTTAAAACTGCGGCTGCAGAAATGGTATAACCTGCTTTTTACGGCTAAGAACACCGTCAAGCCATGCCTGATTGTCTTGGAGCTTTGTATTGAACGCTTTTTCAACTTTGCTTGCATCATCACTAACGACAAGAAGTTGAGAACCCTCTTTCATTATATCTGTCAAGAGGATCATTATTGTATGTAATCCATCCTCTTGCTTCATGAGTTTCATATCTGCAAAGAGGTCACCTATTCTGTCGTTAAGTACAGATATATCAACCATCTCCAACTGTCCTACTCCGACTTTTGTACCGTTCATATCAAACGCTTTGTAGTCTCTTGTGTTTAGGTTTCTAGCAGTTGCACCCTCAACGGCAGACTTTGCTATGAACATCTCCATTGCGAGAGCTTTGTAATCTTCGATGCCGCAAATTTGAGAGAGCTCTTTGACCGCTTTTGTGTCTATTTTTGTACATGTTGGAGATTTAAAGATAACGGTATCACTTAAAATCGCGCACATCATCATTCCTGCTATATCTTTTGGAATCTCAACTCCGTGATAGTCATACATCTCTTTTATAACGGTATTTGAGCAACCTATCGGACGAATCCAGCACTCAAGAGGAGTATCTGTAGTAATATCGCCTAGTTTGTGGTGATCGACTATGCCCAGTATTGTCGCTTCTTTTATATCTTTTGGAGCCTGTGCAAGATCTGAAAAATCTACTAGATAGACCTTTTCACCTGCATAAGATGTTTTAAGCTCCGGTGCCTCTGCTCCAAATCTGTTAAGTATAAACTCTGTCTCAGGAGAGATATCGCCTTGGCGGGTCGGTACACAATCCTCGCCTAGCTTGTTTTTTAAATATGCAAGAGATATTGCACCTACTATTGAGTCTGAATCGGGATTAGTGTGACCAAAAATATATGTTGACATGTCTGCAGCCTTTAAAGTTTTTTGTAATTATACTAAATTTTTGTGTTGTAAAATAACGATATAATTTTGCAATGGATGAAATAAGCAACTACATAAGCACAGATATATTTTTTTACCACTCCCTTATAGTCTCAGGTGCTCTTTTAATAATAATGGTTTTGATCCATATGCTCTACAACAGACGATCTGCAAACAGCATAACCGCTTGGCTGCTCTTTATAATCCTACTCCCTTACGTAGCAGTAGCTTTATATTTTATAATAGGCTCTAGAAAAAGGGAAAAAAGATACAAAAAAGAGACTCTTACTCTTAAAAACAGAACTACCGATGGCAATATACAAAGCAGCATTGACAAGATGTTAAGAGAGTACGGCATTGCCGATGCCTCAAAAAACAGCGAGTTTAAACTTCTCTTAGATCCGCTAGAGACATACAATGAGCTTCTCAAATCCATCAACGGTGCAAAAAAATCGATCTTTATCAGTGCATATATTTTCAAATATGACAGAGTTACCAAGGAGATCCTCAAGGCTCTTGTTGAAAAAGCAAAAGATGGAGTGGAGATAAAGATCCTTATAGATTCTCTGGGTTCACTCCCTCTGTATCTATTTCGCCACAGATTAGAGAAGCTAAAAGAGAGCGGCGCGAAAGTGGAGTTTTTTATGCCTGTCTTTGAGATGCCATTTAGAAACTACATAAACCTTAGAAACCACAGAAAAATATATATATTTGACAACGAGAAGGTCTTAAGCGGAGGAGCAAACCTATCAAAAGAGTACCTTGGTCCAAAAGATAACAAAAATAGATGGCAAGATATTATGTTTTTCATCAAAGGTGCTTCTGTAGAGCACTTTTTTGAGATATTCGCCTCAGACTGGCAATATGCTTCCGGTGAGCAGATAGAGTATATAAAAAGTAACACACAAGAGGATGGAGAGATCTTTCTACAGGTGGTTCCATCAGGTCCAGATGTCGATAAGGATATTTTATATGAGGTTTTACTCTCGGCAATATATGGAGCAAAAGAGAATATATACATCATAACACCATACTTTATTCCAAATGAGACACTCATACAAGCACTTATAATCGCACATCACAGAGGAGTAGATGTAAAGCTTATCACACCAAAAGAGGCAAATCACACCATCGTAAATCTGGTAAGAAGCTCATACATGAGAGAGCTTGAAGAGGCGGGTATAAAGATATATCTGCATAGCGGTGCTATGCTTCACGCAAAAGCGATCATCTTTGATAGTGAGAGTCTCCTTCTTGGAAGCGTGAACTTTGATAACAGAAGCCTATTTCTAAACTATGAGGTGGGAACTTTTATCTACTCAAAAAAGATCATAAATGAAGTTGAACTTTGGGCGCAAAATCTTATAGAGAGCTCCTCGTTCGGAACTAAAAACGTCTCTGCTCCAAAGAGGATCTTTGAAAATCTTCTACGCATACTAGCTCCGCAGCTCTAAGGTCTTGTCATGTTTATACCAAGCAGTTTTTTAAAATCCCTGAGACATCAAGAGGAGAGCTTAAGAGTAGAGTTCAGCCTTCTATGCTGGAACGTGGCAAAACTCACAATGAGCAGCTCCTACAAAGAGTTTATAGAAGCACTCATACAAAACCATGATTTTGACCTGATGCTGCTTCAAGAGGTCAAGAAGAGCATATCTCATGAACTCGACATTCATGACTACTCATACGTGCTCTCCCCAAATATCGAGACAAAAAAGCATATTTTCGGTGTTTTGAGCGCTTTTAAATCATCATGCGAAGATGAGTTCGCCCTGCTTAGTAAAAAACGTGAACTTAGATATGCGACACACAAGGTCTCGCTTATCACACATCACAAAATGCCAAACAACGACATACTTCTTGTAGTAAACCTGCACGCTATAAACTTTGTAAACAACAGCGCATTTAAGAATGAGCTTGATTATCTCTATGAATCTCTAAGAGCTCATAAGGGAGCGATGATAGTAGCGGGTGATTTTAATACTTGGAATCTCAAAAGGGTACAGTTTTTAAACGAGTTTACGCACAATCTATCGCTAAAAAAAGTTGAGTTCGGTGACGACAAACATATCAAGAAAATTTTTACAAACTCTCTGGATCACATATTTTACAGAGATCTAAGCCTTACATACTCCGAGGTTATAGACAGCAAAAAGATCTCCGACCATAACCCCATCATCGCAAAGTTCTCTACTCTATAAACTCTACAACATCTTCGTAAGGCAATCTCAGTTGAGATGACTGCTCATTTACTCTATATCCAAAGGGGAGTATCAATGAGAGTTGATATTTTTTAGTATCAAGCCCCAGTACCGTCTCTACATCCTCTTTGTCAAACCCTTCTATAGGGCAGCTGTCGATGCCAAGCGTTGCCGCGCAGGTCATCATATTTGCCGCGGCGATGTATGTCTGTCTTGCAGTCCAGCAGAGTATATTTTCATCACTGCTTAGCGTTTTGCTCAGATGAGTCGCATACTTATCCATATAAAAATCAAGCATCTCACTCGGCATCTCTCTTCTTGAAAATCTCTTTTTTACTACTCCACTCTCCGGTTTTACGCTCTCTATGGCAGCGAGTATTACTACCAGATGAGAAGAAGTTGTAATTTGGGGCTGATTCCAGCAGTGAGGTCTTATCTTAGCCTTTAGCTCCTCATTTGTTATAACTAAGAACTTCCAAGGCTCCATGCCAAATGATGATGGAGATTTACGTCCCGCTTCGAGTATCTCTCTTATCTCTTTTGCTGAAATTTTTCTCTTCTCATCAAAAAGCTTGCAGGCGTGTCTGAAATCCATCGCCTCTTTAAATGTTTTGCTCATAACTTCTCCTCTTGTAGTCTCTATTTAAATAAAAGATTATATACTTCCAAAATTAACAAAACTCCTTTTGAAAGAATAATAAAAGAAACGACAGCATGGAAAGCTTTGCACTTATTTTTAGCGCCATTTTTATTGGGTACATTTTAAGTAAATCCGATCTTTTCCCCAAAGAGACGCCGCTTATACTAAATCAATTTATTCTATACATCTCTGCGCCAGCTCTTGTTCTGCTTAAAATTCCAAAACTAAGCTTCTCACTTGATGCGCTCATCCCTGTTTTCATCGCTTGGAGCGTTATGAGTGTGAGCGCCATAGCTGTCTTTTACCTCTCAAAACTATTTTCATTTACAAAAGAGGTGACCGGCTCTTTGATGCTTGTGGCGGTTTTAGGCAACACCACCTATCTTGGTATCCCAATTGTCAGCGCCTATTTTGGAGAGGATGCTCTCGGCTATGTCTTGATGTATGACCAGCTTGGCACCTTTATAGCGCTATCTACCTACGGAACCTTTGTCTCTGTCTACTACTCAAGCACAAAAGAGGTAGATATACGCGCACTTTTTTTAAAGATTCTCTATTTTCCGCCTTTTTTAGCCCTTATAGTCGCGCTTTTTTTAATGGGCACCTCTTTTCATCCCGTCATAGAGAGCGTGCTCGCTTCGCTTGCTAGCACGATTGTCCCTTTAGCGCTTGTAGCTGTCGGTCTTCAGCTGCGCTTTAGGCTCCCAAAAGATGAGATAAAACCATTTTCCGTTGCTCTGGCAATCAAACTTGTCTTTGCTCCGCTTGTCGCTATTTTTATCTGCAGAATCTTTGGATGGGATTCAGAGGCGGCACTTGTCTCGATCATGGAGTCCTCTATGGCGCCTATGATAACGGCGGCGGCTGTTGCTTCCATGGCAGGTCTAGCTCCGCGTCTTAGCTCTGCCATTGTGGGGTATGGGATCCTCTTATCGTTTGCAACAACGTGGATCTTTTATCATTTAATTACATAAA
Encoded here:
- a CDS encoding EAL domain-containing protein, which gives rise to MFNVDLNKKIFWFIAILIIATNAFLTFYVYQQKQEAIQIRAFAKGETLKDYFISMRSVYHQQFLNSGLDINDSTLGFLPAHAATLISDKFEKLSKDKVTIRNVTDRPRNPKNMADASELEAIKYFKNSPNAKVYIQKIKQGSKDIIHYSAPLIIERYCIECHGKKEDVMPSIIERYNTAYDYKVGDIRGVTSVKIPVENLEQKALETFYNMVFFTWFSTLFLLTIIYFAIKSLTKKEIEQKAILRKEVERKTAYLKRQQSELQHLFSILKTVKDSNQILIKATSVDELIENTALSMHSNTSFANVKISLCENKELVVKSSVGVVEEIEITKVERDVFQNNRYIFLKNFDDTLHEECMEKVKKYEISEIYSLPLRKNHNAQEALGTITIYSTEERGLSKDERDMIDELAGDVGFAINSFYQKEAINKLSFYDSLTNLPNHTLFEKHIMQALESSYKNMKYGALIYMDIDNFKSVNDLMGQDDGNTVLIETANRLAMQLKDVSMISRFGSDKFLVLVENLSSKQESAAVVAKELAKQILEITKEPFTLRDKTFYLTCSIGIALFFDNVETAALLLNQAEYAMRTAKKDGKNVIRFYNHSLQETTKSRSLLIQNIKEALKENQFFVLYQKQFDIEAKPVGAEALIRWQHPTIGVVSPAEFIPLAEESGVIKEIGHFVLNSAADELLSWAEDDVKKEWRISVNVSPLQFSDAGFVDEIKELINTKMIDPNKLRLELTEGVLIDNQKGAMKKIEELNAFGVSLSIDDFGTGYSSLGYLKHLEIDELKIDQSFVFGLLNNNSDKTIVKTIILMGKEFNFEVIAEGVETKEQFELLKEMGCDLFQGYYLAKPCRAEDL
- a CDS encoding manganese-dependent inorganic pyrophosphatase, with protein sequence MSTYIFGHTNPDSDSIVGAISLAYLKNKLGEDCVPTRQGDISPETEFILNRFGAEAPELKTSYAGEKVYLVDFSDLAQAPKDIKEATILGIVDHHKLGDITTDTPLECWIRPIGCSNTVIKEMYDYHGVEIPKDIAGMMMCAILSDTVIFKSPTCTKIDTKAVKELSQICGIEDYKALAMEMFIAKSAVEGATARNLNTRDYKAFDMNGTKVGVGQLEMVDISVLNDRIGDLFADMKLMKQEDGLHTIMILLTDIMKEGSQLLVVSDDASKVEKAFNTKLQDNQAWLDGVLSRKKQVIPFLQPQF
- the cls gene encoding cardiolipin synthase, with amino-acid sequence MDEISNYISTDIFFYHSLIVSGALLIIMVLIHMLYNRRSANSITAWLLFIILLPYVAVALYFIIGSRKREKRYKKETLTLKNRTTDGNIQSSIDKMLREYGIADASKNSEFKLLLDPLETYNELLKSINGAKKSIFISAYIFKYDRVTKEILKALVEKAKDGVEIKILIDSLGSLPLYLFRHRLEKLKESGAKVEFFMPVFEMPFRNYINLRNHRKIYIFDNEKVLSGGANLSKEYLGPKDNKNRWQDIMFFIKGASVEHFFEIFASDWQYASGEQIEYIKSNTQEDGEIFLQVVPSGPDVDKDILYEVLLSAIYGAKENIYIITPYFIPNETLIQALIIAHHRGVDVKLITPKEANHTIVNLVRSSYMRELEEAGIKIYLHSGAMLHAKAIIFDSESLLLGSVNFDNRSLFLNYEVGTFIYSKKIINEVELWAQNLIESSSFGTKNVSAPKRIFENLLRILAPQL
- a CDS encoding endonuclease/exonuclease/phosphatase family protein, translating into MFIPSSFLKSLRHQEESLRVEFSLLCWNVAKLTMSSSYKEFIEALIQNHDFDLMLLQEVKKSISHELDIHDYSYVLSPNIETKKHIFGVLSAFKSSCEDEFALLSKKRELRYATHKVSLITHHKMPNNDILLVVNLHAINFVNNSAFKNELDYLYESLRAHKGAMIVAGDFNTWNLKRVQFLNEFTHNLSLKKVEFGDDKHIKKIFTNSLDHIFYRDLSLTYSEVIDSKKISDHNPIIAKFSTL
- a CDS encoding NAD(P)H-dependent oxidoreductase gives rise to the protein MSKTFKEAMDFRHACKLFDEKRKISAKEIREILEAGRKSPSSFGMEPWKFLVITNEELKAKIRPHCWNQPQITTSSHLVVILAAIESVKPESGVVKKRFSRREMPSEMLDFYMDKYATHLSKTLSSDENILCWTARQTYIAAANMMTCAATLGIDSCPIEGFDKEDVETVLGLDTKKYQLSLILPFGYRVNEQSSQLRLPYEDVVEFIE
- a CDS encoding AEC family transporter, whose product is MESFALIFSAIFIGYILSKSDLFPKETPLILNQFILYISAPALVLLKIPKLSFSLDALIPVFIAWSVMSVSAIAVFYLSKLFSFTKEVTGSLMLVAVLGNTTYLGIPIVSAYFGEDALGYVLMYDQLGTFIALSTYGTFVSVYYSSTKEVDIRALFLKILYFPPFLALIVALFLMGTSFHPVIESVLASLASTIVPLALVAVGLQLRFRLPKDEIKPFSVALAIKLVFAPLVAIFICRIFGWDSEAALVSIMESSMAPMITAAAVASMAGLAPRLSSAIVGYGILLSFATTWIFYHLIT